A single region of the Lotus japonicus ecotype B-129 chromosome 4, LjGifu_v1.2 genome encodes:
- the LOC130715999 gene encoding snakin-2-like: MASRDFLVLGMLLLVCLAKVSSDVNIEKEEDEELHLPDEPLTVRDGNRRLMQDIDCGGLCKSRCSVHSRPNLCKRACGTCCVRCKCVPPGTAGNRELCGTCYTDMVTHGNKTKCP, translated from the exons ATGGCATCACGCGACTTTCTTGTTTTGGGGATGTTGCTTCTGGTGTGCCTTGCAAAG GTTTCGTCTGATGTTAacatagaaaaggaagaagatgaagaactgCACTTACCTGATGAGCCG CTTACTGTGCGAGATGGGAACCGAAGGCTAATGCAAGATATAG ATTGTGGGGGATTGTGCAAGTCTCGGTGCAGTGTGCATTCTCGGCCCAACTTATGCAAGAGGGCTTGTGGGACATGCTGTGTGAGGTGCAAGTGTGTCCCACCTGGTACCGCTGGCAACAGAGAACTCTGTGGGACTTGCTATACTGATATGGTCACCCATGGCAATAAGACCAAGTGCCCTTAA